A genomic stretch from Enterobacter dykesii includes:
- a CDS encoding PTS fructose-like transporter subunit IIB, translating to MTVITGRHLVAVTACVSGVAHTYMAAERLEKLCQQEKWNVNIETQGALGVESELTEEDIRRADVVLLITDIELAGSERFENARYVKCGISAFLRDPQKVMGAVRKILAAPQHTQVILD from the coding sequence ATGACAGTGATAACGGGACGTCATCTGGTGGCGGTGACCGCGTGCGTCAGTGGCGTCGCACATACCTATATGGCTGCCGAACGGCTGGAAAAGCTTTGCCAGCAGGAGAAGTGGAACGTTAACATCGAGACGCAGGGAGCGCTGGGCGTCGAGAGCGAGCTTACGGAAGAGGACATCCGGCGTGCCGATGTCGTATTGCTGATTACCGATATAGAACTGGCGGGCAGTGAGCGTTTCGAGAATGCGCGCTACGTGAAGTGCGGTATTAGCGCCTTTTTACGTGATCCACAAAAGGTGATGGGGGCGGTGCGTAAGATATTAGCCGCTCCGCAGCATACTCAGGTCATTCTGGACTGA
- a CDS encoding [formate-C-acetyltransferase]-activating enzyme, with protein sequence MTLSAAQRISCDVMETRAEVARIFNIQRYSLNDGRGIRTVIFFKGCPHRCPWCANPESISPKIETVRRESKCLHCAPCLRDADECPSGAFGYIGRDVTLDELENEVMKDDVFFRSSGGGVTLSGGEVLLQAPFATQFLQRLRRFGVHTAIETAGDAPLSRLMPLAHQCDEVLFDLKIMDTALAQSVLAMNLPRVLDNFRQLVADGINVIPRVPLIPGYTLNETNMARVLAFLLPSGIRQLHLLPFHQYGEPKYRLLGQEWGMRQAIPPTEDEVSAMRQLAEREGYNVTLGG encoded by the coding sequence ATGACATTATCCGCCGCACAGCGCATCAGCTGTGACGTGATGGAAACGCGCGCCGAGGTGGCGCGTATTTTCAATATTCAGCGCTACTCATTGAATGACGGTCGCGGCATCCGTACGGTGATATTTTTTAAAGGCTGCCCTCACCGCTGTCCGTGGTGTGCGAATCCGGAGTCGATTTCACCGAAAATCGAGACGGTGCGCAGAGAAAGTAAATGTCTGCACTGCGCCCCCTGCCTGCGGGACGCAGATGAGTGCCCGTCCGGTGCCTTCGGGTATATCGGGCGCGACGTGACGCTGGATGAGCTGGAAAACGAGGTAATGAAAGACGATGTATTCTTTCGTTCCTCGGGAGGCGGAGTGACGCTTTCGGGTGGAGAAGTATTGCTACAGGCGCCTTTCGCAACTCAGTTTCTTCAGAGGCTGCGTCGTTTCGGCGTGCATACGGCCATCGAAACGGCAGGCGATGCGCCTTTGTCCCGATTAATGCCGCTGGCCCACCAGTGTGATGAAGTGCTGTTTGATTTGAAGATCATGGACACGGCGCTGGCCCAATCCGTTTTGGCTATGAATCTCCCCAGGGTGCTGGATAATTTCCGCCAGCTGGTGGCAGACGGGATAAACGTGATTCCCCGCGTCCCGCTTATTCCTGGCTATACGCTCAACGAAACGAACATGGCGCGCGTGCTGGCTTTCCTGCTACCTTCAGGAATACGGCAGCTGCATTTATTGCCCTTCCATCAGTATGGGGAGCCAAAATACCGTCTGCTGGGACAGGAGTGGGGAATGAGGCAAGCGATCCCTCCGACAGAAGATGAGGTGTCAGCGATGCGTCAACTGGCAGAGCGCGAAGGTTACAACGTTACCCTGGGAGGTTGA